In a single window of the Blastopirellula marina genome:
- a CDS encoding DUF1501 domain-containing protein, whose product MDSPYHKSEQSIPRRGFLQACGIGFGGIALASLLAEESRGDVLLPHQLPKAKHVIYLHMIGAPSQLDLFDPKPELVKHHNQPCPPEVTKGRDFAFIGKTSTLAGSPFKFAKHGGSGQTFSELLPHMATVADEMAVIHSVHTEEINHAPAQMFLHSGFGRGGRPSFGSWVSYGLGSENENLPGYIVLLSGPAGGAGASLWSSGFLPSIHQGIQFRSEGDPVLFLSSPQDHEMSDRRRVLDAVASLNQQQFTATGDPEIETRIEQYEMAFRMQASVPDLMNLEGETRETLQLYGAEPGKASFANNCLLARRLVERGVRLIELYDADWDHHNNLENRLSKKCSDIDQPIAALITDLKRRGMLDDTLIIWGSEFGRTPLCQGGNGENKGVAGRDHHKDAYTMWLAGGGIQGGVSYGRTDDFGMDIVENGVHVHDLNATILHLLGLDHERLTYRYQGREFRLTDVHGNIVRPILA is encoded by the coding sequence ATGGACAGCCCTTACCACAAGTCCGAACAATCGATTCCACGCCGCGGATTCCTTCAGGCTTGCGGGATTGGTTTTGGTGGGATCGCGTTGGCTTCGCTCCTCGCGGAAGAGTCGCGTGGCGACGTCCTGCTCCCTCATCAATTGCCCAAGGCGAAGCATGTCATCTACCTGCACATGATCGGGGCCCCTTCCCAGTTGGACCTTTTCGATCCTAAGCCGGAACTGGTCAAGCATCATAATCAGCCCTGTCCGCCGGAAGTTACCAAGGGGCGCGATTTCGCATTCATCGGTAAAACGTCTACCCTGGCAGGCTCGCCCTTCAAGTTCGCCAAACATGGTGGCAGCGGCCAAACATTTTCGGAGCTCTTGCCTCACATGGCCACCGTCGCCGACGAGATGGCCGTGATCCATTCGGTCCATACCGAGGAGATCAACCATGCTCCGGCGCAGATGTTTTTGCACTCCGGCTTTGGCCGGGGTGGACGCCCCAGTTTTGGTTCCTGGGTTTCCTATGGTCTTGGTTCTGAGAACGAGAACCTCCCTGGCTACATCGTGCTGTTAAGTGGTCCGGCTGGTGGCGCGGGGGCCAGTCTGTGGTCGAGCGGCTTCCTGCCGAGCATTCATCAAGGCATTCAGTTTCGCTCGGAAGGGGATCCGGTGCTATTCCTTTCCAGCCCCCAAGATCACGAGATGAGCGATCGTCGCCGTGTGCTGGATGCGGTGGCGAGCTTGAACCAACAGCAGTTCACCGCAACTGGTGATCCCGAGATCGAAACGCGGATCGAACAATACGAGATGGCGTTCCGCATGCAAGCCTCGGTGCCCGATCTGATGAACTTGGAAGGGGAAACAAGGGAAACGCTCCAGCTATACGGAGCCGAACCCGGCAAGGCTTCGTTCGCCAACAACTGCCTGCTCGCACGTCGTCTGGTCGAACGAGGCGTACGTTTGATCGAGCTGTACGATGCCGACTGGGATCATCACAACAACTTGGAAAACCGGCTCTCAAAGAAGTGCAGCGACATCGACCAACCGATTGCCGCACTGATCACTGACTTGAAACGTCGCGGCATGCTGGACGACACGCTAATCATCTGGGGTTCCGAATTCGGTCGGACGCCTCTCTGCCAAGGTGGAAATGGCGAGAACAAGGGAGTCGCCGGGCGAGATCACCACAAAGATGCCTACACCATGTGGTTGGCTGGCGGGGGTATCCAAGGGGGCGTCAGCTACGGACGTACCGACGACTTCGGCATGGATATCGTCGAGAATGGCGTCCATGTGCACGATTTGAATGCCACCATCTTGCATCTGCTCGGGCTCGATCACGAGCGTCTCACCTATCGCTATCAAGGGCGCGAGTTCCGCCTGACCGATGTGCATGGAAACATCGTTCGCCCAATTCTGGCGTAG
- a CDS encoding DUF3592 domain-containing protein translates to MTTTEPIKEGGVMLGPIGSIVVGVLAIAVGCFLAVVFNYAAFTQGFVSESWPTVEGKITSSSISESGPRDHLTFRAHVSYQYEVNETVHRSDRVDFNPTGMSSSKRVHAQEITRKYPAGKQVTIAYDPEDPNISVLEPGVKLGAAFMIGLVCIVTGGLILLSGIISAVRKKTSRLGESS, encoded by the coding sequence ATGACTACTACAGAACCAATAAAAGAAGGCGGTGTGATGCTGGGCCCAATCGGCAGCATCGTCGTCGGTGTGCTGGCGATTGCCGTCGGGTGTTTTCTGGCAGTTGTCTTCAACTACGCTGCGTTCACGCAAGGTTTTGTGAGCGAGAGTTGGCCGACGGTGGAAGGTAAGATCACGTCGTCCAGCATCTCAGAATCTGGCCCGCGCGATCATCTCACGTTTCGTGCCCATGTGAGCTACCAATATGAAGTCAACGAAACCGTGCATCGCAGCGATCGAGTCGACTTCAATCCGACCGGAATGAGCTCGTCGAAACGGGTCCACGCACAAGAGATTACCCGCAAGTATCCCGCCGGCAAGCAGGTAACGATCGCTTACGATCCCGAAGATCCCAACATCAGCGTGCTGGAGCCAGGTGTGAAGCTGGGAGCGGCGTTCATGATTGGGCTGGTCTGTATTGTGACCGGAGGGCTAATATTATTAAGTGGTATTATCTCAGCCGTCCGTAAGAAGACGAGCCGTTTGGGTGAATCGTCTTAG
- a CDS encoding phosphopantetheine-binding protein: MLERICLVVVVFVLSGCDKFENRMVATPPIDVPPPAVQPLPLKPETQKIVRETIALIVEKDPSEISTDSTFIDLGCDDLDLIEIVMIVEERLAIQIKDEAIAREMSVRDFIERLPDATPAR; encoded by the coding sequence ATGTTGGAACGGATCTGTCTCGTGGTCGTGGTATTCGTCTTATCGGGCTGCGATAAGTTTGAAAATCGGATGGTAGCAACACCACCGATCGACGTGCCACCCCCGGCTGTTCAGCCGTTGCCGTTGAAACCTGAGACGCAAAAGATCGTGCGCGAGACGATCGCCCTGATCGTGGAAAAGGACCCCAGCGAAATTTCAACCGATTCAACGTTTATCGATCTGGGGTGCGACGATCTCGATTTGATTGAGATCGTCATGATTGTAGAGGAACGCTTGGCAATACAGATTAAGGATGAAGCGATCGCTCGCGAGATGAGCGTTCGTGACTTCATCGAACGTCTCCCGGACGCTACGCCCGCGCGTTAG